A part of Fibrobacter sp. UWR4 genomic DNA contains:
- a CDS encoding arginase family protein, producing MKFLTSVQDFTFVYKEQPFMLELKQNSDVNWLDCTQINGTDCYCDDDAQAEIRPFVHKNSGEHPGVHFFDNGNYHYMSKLWTDPLEKQFSLVIFDHHPDMQPPRFEGILSCGGWVKEVLDHNKNVQNVILIGVSDQLIEDLKKDPTAEFDKYVDRVTFIKESDVLDGAPVAEQVLAQIPSTSNVYISIDKDALCKEDAATNWDQGSLTYTQLEETLLVLFKNHRILGVDICGERGKDCDFSDAGNADQLNNELNKKLYTLISNAFQEQ from the coding sequence ATGAAATTTCTAACAAGCGTTCAGGATTTTACTTTTGTTTACAAAGAACAGCCTTTCATGCTGGAACTTAAACAAAATTCTGATGTAAATTGGCTTGATTGCACCCAAATTAATGGTACAGACTGCTATTGCGACGATGATGCACAGGCGGAAATTCGACCTTTTGTACACAAGAATTCCGGTGAACATCCAGGCGTCCACTTCTTCGATAACGGCAATTATCATTACATGAGCAAGCTGTGGACAGACCCGCTTGAAAAGCAGTTTAGCCTGGTCATTTTTGATCATCATCCCGACATGCAGCCTCCCCGCTTTGAAGGGATACTGAGTTGTGGCGGATGGGTCAAGGAAGTCCTCGACCACAACAAGAATGTTCAAAACGTAATCCTGATTGGGGTATCCGACCAACTGATCGAAGACTTGAAAAAAGACCCTACCGCAGAATTCGACAAATACGTCGACCGAGTGACCTTCATCAAGGAAAGCGACGTCCTGGACGGAGCTCCCGTGGCAGAACAGGTCCTGGCGCAAATTCCATCCACATCGAACGTTTACATCAGCATCGACAAGGACGCCCTTTGCAAGGAAGACGCAGCCACCAACTGGGATCAGGGAAGCCTTACCTATACGCAGCTGGAAGAAACCCTGCTCGTACTTTTTAAGAACCACAGGATTCTAGGCGTAGACATCTGCGGGGAACGGGGAAAGGACTGCGACTTTTCGGATGCGGGAAATGCAGACCAGTTGAACAACGAACTGAACAAAAAGCTATATACTTTAATCAGCAATGCATTTCAAGAGCAATAA
- a CDS encoding queuosine precursor transporter, translating into MKKTNENLILLNIIFTVGLVISNVVTAKLMYTGFSLFGSKITLPGAGVCYAFTFLATDVIGEIWGKKEANKAVIFGLVGQVFATLLILLTQHLPAADANMQETYVKLLGQNWVFVVASLAGYLIAQKWDIWVFHNIRDRYIAKHGDTKHRWIWNNASTMTSQILDTVVFIGIAFGLGFGWLFQAEMRPVLLSMMVGQYVFKMLLAACDTPIFYLLTKNSRPNEKDVVLEEFRIQN; encoded by the coding sequence ATGAAAAAGACTAACGAAAACTTAATTCTTCTGAATATCATCTTTACCGTCGGCCTCGTCATATCAAACGTAGTCACTGCCAAACTGATGTACACGGGCTTTAGCCTTTTTGGAAGCAAAATTACCTTGCCTGGCGCAGGAGTTTGCTACGCATTCACTTTTCTCGCTACTGATGTCATCGGAGAAATCTGGGGAAAGAAAGAAGCCAACAAGGCGGTCATTTTCGGCTTAGTGGGTCAAGTATTCGCCACCCTCTTGATATTGCTGACCCAGCACCTCCCCGCAGCGGATGCCAACATGCAAGAAACCTACGTGAAGCTCCTGGGACAAAACTGGGTATTCGTGGTGGCAAGTCTTGCAGGCTACCTCATCGCCCAAAAATGGGACATCTGGGTATTCCACAATATCCGTGACCGCTACATCGCAAAACATGGGGATACGAAACATCGCTGGATCTGGAACAATGCTTCTACCATGACCAGCCAGATCCTGGATACCGTGGTATTTATCGGCATCGCTTTCGGCCTTGGTTTTGGTTGGCTGTTCCAAGCAGAAATGCGTCCCGTTCTCCTTTCCATGATGGTAGGCCAGTACGTATTCAAGATGCTGCTTGCCGCCTGCGACACCCCCATCTTCTACCTATTAACGAAGAATTCTCGCCCCAACGAGAAGGATGTCGTTCTTGAAGAATTCCGAATCCAGAATTAA
- the queC gene encoding 7-cyano-7-deazaguanine synthase QueC, with product MKKAIVLSSGGVDSTVCVAMAVAKYGAENVATTSIFYGQKHNKELECARKVADYYKLAHYEFDLSSVLQFSNCSLLSQSNQAIEHKSYEQQIADNKAAAEAVMQPASITQPAAAKGKVSTYVPFRNGLMLSVCASLAQSIFENDDVEIYLGAHGDDAAGNAYADCSEEFVNTMSKAISIGTYEQVRVTAPFAGLSKAEVVKKGLELKVPFELTWSCYEGGEKPCGECGTCIDRARAFEANNAKDPAIP from the coding sequence ATGAAAAAAGCAATCGTCCTTTCTTCGGGCGGTGTTGATTCTACCGTGTGCGTTGCCATGGCTGTGGCAAAGTACGGTGCAGAAAACGTCGCCACCACTTCAATTTTTTACGGTCAAAAACACAACAAGGAACTGGAATGCGCCCGCAAGGTTGCTGATTATTACAAGCTTGCCCATTACGAATTTGACTTGTCCAGCGTGCTGCAATTTTCCAACTGTTCCCTGCTAAGCCAATCTAATCAAGCGATCGAGCACAAAAGCTACGAGCAGCAAATTGCCGACAACAAGGCCGCAGCAGAAGCCGTCATGCAGCCCGCAAGCATCACGCAGCCTGCCGCCGCCAAAGGGAAAGTTTCCACTTACGTTCCCTTCCGCAACGGTTTAATGCTCAGCGTCTGTGCAAGCCTCGCCCAAAGCATTTTTGAAAATGATGACGTTGAAATTTACCTGGGCGCCCATGGCGATGATGCCGCCGGCAACGCCTACGCCGACTGCAGCGAAGAATTCGTGAATACCATGAGCAAAGCCATCTCCATCGGCACCTACGAGCAGGTTCGCGTCACAGCGCCTTTCGCAGGACTTTCAAAAGCAGAAGTCGTCAAAAAAGGCCTCGAGCTGAAGGTACCCTTTGAACTGACCTGGAGTTGCTACGAAGGTGGCGAAAAGCCCTGCGGCGAATGCGGCACCTGCATCGATCGCGCCCGAGCATTCGAAGCCAACAACGCAAAGGACCCTGCAATCCCATAA
- the queF gene encoding preQ(1) synthase, giving the protein MTEKCGRTDAELEGVTLLGNQNTKYKYDYDPEVLERFPNKHPDNDYMVMLNCPEFTSLCPKTGQPDFAEIRINYVPDQYIVESKSLKLYLFSFRNHGDFHEDCANIIMKDLVKLLDPKYIEVEGIFTPRGGISIYPFANYGKPGTVYEQKAIDRLFASVDRREYK; this is encoded by the coding sequence ATGACCGAGAAATGCGGCCGCACCGACGCAGAACTTGAAGGCGTCACCTTACTTGGCAATCAGAACACCAAGTACAAATACGATTACGATCCCGAAGTATTGGAACGATTCCCCAACAAGCATCCGGACAATGACTACATGGTCATGCTGAACTGCCCGGAATTTACATCCCTCTGCCCGAAAACAGGTCAGCCGGACTTTGCGGAAATCCGCATCAACTACGTGCCGGACCAGTACATTGTGGAATCCAAGTCCTTGAAGCTGTACCTTTTCAGTTTCCGCAATCACGGTGACTTCCACGAAGACTGCGCCAATATCATCATGAAGGACTTGGTAAAACTTCTGGACCCGAAGTACATCGAAGTGGAAGGTATTTTCACTCCCCGCGGTGGAATTTCCATCTACCCCTTCGCCAACTACGGCAAACCGGGTACCGTGTACGAACAGAAGGCAATCGACCGCTTGTTCGCAAGCGTCGACCGCAGAGAGTATAAGTAG
- a CDS encoding radical SAM/SPASM domain-containing protein: MNGVYIEITDVCNLHCSFCPCGSRADSTPRTFMSSELFERCLREAATVTEQVYFHVLGEPTLHPSFGNFLKKLEQVSSVRINDKKLQLTLTTNGTTIERVGKAILASSAVRQVNFSTHAYAELPLDEARSYLQNVLDFCRMAAVERPDLYINLRLWNVGDESSNAWNNYMLKQVNEAFGRTDSSSENCVAGQNSAAEQNRAPITLEHFCSRHKSFLVEGRIYIHQDSRFEWPAGGETLSSKGTCRALDTHCAILHDGRVVACCLDHSGQITLGHIQENSLTEILSSPMATNIREGFANHELRHPFCQSCKFCKRFK; encoded by the coding sequence ATGAACGGCGTTTATATTGAAATCACGGATGTCTGCAATCTGCACTGCAGTTTCTGCCCCTGCGGATCCCGTGCCGATTCTACGCCGCGAACCTTCATGTCGTCGGAACTTTTTGAACGTTGTTTAAGGGAAGCAGCAACCGTTACAGAACAAGTATACTTCCATGTACTTGGAGAACCTACGCTCCATCCGAGCTTTGGAAATTTCCTTAAAAAATTGGAGCAGGTTTCAAGCGTCAGAATTAATGACAAGAAGTTACAACTAACACTCACCACCAACGGCACCACCATTGAGCGTGTAGGGAAAGCCATTCTTGCCTCTTCCGCCGTGCGTCAAGTGAATTTTTCCACCCACGCTTACGCAGAATTGCCTTTGGATGAAGCCCGCAGTTATTTGCAAAACGTTCTGGATTTCTGCCGCATGGCTGCCGTGGAACGGCCGGACTTGTACATCAATTTACGTCTTTGGAACGTAGGTGACGAAAGTTCCAACGCTTGGAACAACTACATGCTGAAGCAGGTGAATGAAGCATTTGGTCGCACGGACTCCTCAAGCGAGAACTGCGTCGCAGGCCAGAACAGCGCTGCTGAGCAAAACCGCGCTCCCATTACTTTGGAACATTTTTGCAGCCGTCACAAAAGCTTCCTTGTGGAAGGCCGCATTTATATTCATCAGGACTCCCGCTTTGAATGGCCCGCAGGTGGCGAGACTCTTTCCTCAAAAGGAACTTGTCGCGCCCTGGACACTCACTGCGCCATTCTCCACGATGGCCGCGTTGTGGCCTGCTGTCTAGATCATAGCGGTCAAATCACCTTAGGCCATATTCAGGAAAATTCCTTGACAGAAATTCTATCCTCCCCCATGGCTACAAATATCCGTGAAGGATTCGCAAATCACGAACTTCGCCATCCCTTCTGCCAAAGTTGCAAATTCTGCAAACGGTTTAAATAG